CGCCATTGAGCATCAGCGAGTGCTTCAAGGCTTCCCGGTCGGTGCCCATCATCATGGAACCCATCGCGTCCTGCGTGCGGTTCGCATGGGCCTCTTCGACAGTCCGAACGTACCACTTCGCCCAGCGGTTGGCGGCCTCATCCGAGATGCCCTCACGGGCTCCCTGATACGCCCTAGCCCACCAGCCGGTGACAGCTTCGTGGCCCCAGGTGTTGACCATGGAGTTCCACTTGTTCACGTCATGCTTTCGCGGGAGGTAGTTCGGGTTCTTTTCCAGGGTGCCGACCACGGAGGTAGCGCCCGTGTCGGAGTCACGGATTTCCGTTTCAGTCAGGCCCAGCTTGATCCGCCCTTCATCCTTGAGCGGGTTGTTGATGTAGTCCGCCACATGGTCCAGGGTCTTTCGGACGGTCTCACCAGCACGCACTACCTCATCAGGGAAGTCAGCATCCCGGCCCCGGATGAAGTCCGACACCAGGCTACCGAAGTGGTCAAATGCCTCAGCCTTCTGGTGCCACTTGAAGCCATTGGCCTGGAACCACTTCTGGAACTGCGGGAGCGAGGCTTTCTTCATCTGCGTGGCCCAGCCTTCTGCCCACTTCGTGGTGTCGTCCCAGGCATTGGGCCCGACCACGGAATGGTTCTTGTAGCCAATGGACGTGCCGAAGAGCTTGGCGGCCAGCGCACGGACTGCGGTTGGAGAGTCAGCTTTGCCAAGCTTGTTTTCCAGGCCGAGGCCCCAGCCGAATACTTCGGGGATGTGCGCAGCCTTCGCGGCCTGAGCATCCACGCTGCCTTCCAATGCGGGACTGCGCACCGTCCTGGACACGCCTCCTGGGCGGGTAAGTGGGTTCGCCAGCTCCACCAGGCGGGACAGGGCGTTGTGTTCGTTTTTGCCGATTCCTAGCAACTTTCGAAGGCCACCGACAAAGCGGTCCCACAAGGAAGCATCGGGCTTGCCTGGAAGGGCCTTCCCCTTGAGCCACTGCTGGAACCGGGCATTAGTCAGTCCGTAGGCGATCATCTCCTTGGGGTTGTCCAGGTTAATCCCCAGGCGACCCTCCAGAGCGCTCTTCCAGTGTTCCCCGAACTCACTCTGCGCAGCCTTGAGCATCGAGCCGTGCAGCGTGCTGAGGTCCGTAGTGGCCTTGCTGATCTGCGGGTCCGTGGACATCAGGCGGTCGCTGGTGGCGTGCATCTTGTACACGGTGGCTGCGTGGACCAGCTCATGCACGAAGGTTTCTTCATTCAGGCCGGACAGGTCCGACAGACGCCCGGTGGGGCTCATGTAGGAATGGCCCCGGAGGAACATTTGAATGCCATCCCCGGTGGACTGGTGCGGGGTGAGAACCGCGCCCTTAGCAGTTTTAATTACCGCGTCCATCGCCGCATTGCCAAACTTCTGGCCCTTTTCGATGACCTTGAAGTTCATCTTGCGGAGGTCCACAGCCTTGAGGACACGGTTCAGCACTTTGACCGTCTCGGGGTTCTTTGAGTACGCCCGGACGTAATCGGCCAACTGGCTCACGCGGCTGACGCCACTGGGGAGGATCAGGTTGTCATCCCGGCCGCCACTGGCTTCGTAGCGGGGGGTGTCCCACTCTTCGCTCCAAGGCTGCTTGCGCCCAGGTGTAACCACTGATGGTTCCTGCGGCTCATCCCGTGGCTCACCCGCTGCCGGTGGTTCCTCTGGTGCCCGTGGCTCCTCGGGCGGCAAGTCCACGGTCTTGGGTTCCTCCCCCGGCGAGTGGATGCGGGCGGAGCCTCCGTCCTCAGTCCGCCAGATAATGGCGTTGCCAGGGGTGTTCTTCGTGTCCACGTCCTGGCCGAACCTGCGTAGAAACTCAGGCTGGCTCAGCGCGCCTTCACCGGGGCGCATGAGGCCCGAATCGGTAAGCTCCTTGATTTGCGCCTTGCCGGACTCCTGGCGGCCCCACTGGGCCAGGCGGGCGTTTTCCTCAGCCAGCGGCCCCTCTACGTGAGCGAGGCTACCGCCAATGGCCCCGAGGCCCAGGCCCATCGCAGCGGAGATGTACAAGTCGTCATCCGTGCGGAGCGGGTTGTATCGGTTCATCAGCGCGTCATAGCCCACGTTGGTCCCAGCCCCGACCACGCCCATGCGGACTGCGTTGGCAATCCGTGAGCCAGCCGTGAGTAAGCCTTCGCCGCCCATACCGGGGACAAATCCGATGAGCGTGGGCAAATCCACCAGACCGCCGACTAAACGGCCCCCAAAGCCTGCGACTCCCATTTCAGACAGCTTCTGCTCATCCTGCATGGACTGCTGCATACGGGAGCGCCGGAAGTCAGCATCGGAGTCACTTGTGGCCTGGAGGATGTAGTCCCAGTTCTTCTCGGGAATGCCCTCCAGGTACTTGCCAGCCTTGTCGTTGTCCCAGGAGAAATTCCAGTCCGTCGATTGGGTGCCCCTGTCCCGCCACCAGTTCACCACGGAGTTGTCCGAGGCGAAGCCCAGGGCCAGAGCTTGGGGGATATTCTCTACGTTGTTGATGAGCCCCCCGTTCTCTGCCCGCTGCTGGGCCTGCATCTGCACCAGGTCCGAGGCGGAAGCGCTCTGATCCGGGTTGACCGAATCGCCGGAGGTGAAAGCGGAGGACAGGGGGTCAGGCTTTCCCGAGGGGGTCTGCCCTGCTGCGGGGGTGGTGCCGTTGAACTTGCTCAGGTAGTCCCGTGTTTCCGGCCAGGGACTCCCTGCGGCCAGCGCCTTGGCAGCCCGAGGGCCGCCGTTGTAGTCGGCCAGGGCCATATCCATGTTGCCGTTGTACTTAGCCAGGCTGTCCCGCATGTAGCGCCCAGCGGCATCAGCGGCCTGGGTGTAGTCGTGGGGGTCAGTGACGCCATATGCCTTTTGAGTGGCGGGCATCAGTTGGAACGGACCTTCGGCGCCCTTGCCGCTTTCGGCATCGAGGTTGAACGATGATTCCTCACCGCTCATTTTGAACAGCGTCCCTTGAGGGAGGCCATATTGTTGCTCGGTCGAATCAGTGATTTTCCGGGCATCTTCCAGAGAAATTTGAGTCATTACTTACCTTTGTTATTGGAGGTACTGCGGGTCAATAGGATTCAGCGCACGCTGCACTTCGGCGGCATGTTCTGCATTAGCTGCGGCTGTCTTGGCCTTGAGGTCTGCGGCGTAGGTGTTGCCGATCCACTTCTCCACCTGTTGGCGGGAGTAGTTGAGGACTTGGTGATTCACATCTGTGAGGGGCACTCCCCCGGTCCACATGGTGTAACCGCCTCGGTCATTGGGCTCCATGCGGATGTTCCCCTTGCCGATGTCTTGGTCATCCGCGACCTTCCCTGGCACCTCGTCAATGAAGCGCTCTACCCACTTCCCCCGGTCTTCTCCCTTGGGGACTTGAGGTAGGTCTTTATTCAGGTACAGGGTGTTGTTGATGTTCGTGGAGACATTCGGGTCTTGCAGGTACTGCACGGTGGCCTTCACTGCGCTGGCCGCATCGGGCACCTGGCCGGACTTGAGGAGGAGTTCCGACCTTCGCCGGATGTCCGCCTGGACTGCCGTGAGGTTCGTCTGGTCATTGCCCCAAAGCCCCTCAGCCCAGTGGACGGAGCGAGATAGGAAACCGGGGTTCACCACGTCATTCACAGCGCTCGCTACGTTGGCCTTCATGGCCCCCATATCGGCCTCGGTGACACCGGAGTTGCCGCCCTGATAGACCAGGGATGCCGCTGAGTTGGCATCGGGGAATCCACCCTTCTCCATCAGGAACTGGATGTCGGAGAGCTTCTGGTATGCCCCACCGGCAAGCTGCTGGGCGTATGCGGGGTTCACCGCGTTGATGTGGTTGAAGGTGTCGATTGCGCCCTGGCCCTGCTGGTTAAGCTGGCCCTGCTGCTTCCCGTCCGGGGTCCAGCCGAGGGACGCCAGGTTGGTGAGACCGGACTGGAGAATGCTCTTCCACTGCGGGTTATCCACCTTGTTCGTGGAGTAGAACTGCACCTGCTTGTCGAACGGCATCTGCTCCTGCTGGACACGGTTTGCCATGTACTGCTGGGCGTACTGCTCAGTCTCGAAAGCCTTCATCTTGCCTTCGGGGCTCATCACCTGCTGGGGCTGGAGGTACGCCAGGTTGCCTTGGTCGATGGCTACCCGCGTGGATTGCTGGGCGTTCGCCATGGACTGCTGGGCGGTGGACAGAAGCTGGAAGCGGTTGATGTTGTTCTGCCGCTGATTCAACTGGGACTGGCTATGGTTGATGACAGCGTTCCAGGTGCTGGCTGTGACCCACCGTTCGTTCTTCTGCGCCCAGTCATTGAAGCCCTTCTGGTCCAGTTCACCGGCATCCGCTTGGGTCAGGAACGGGCGAATCTCATCATCCACACGCTTGCGCTGGTTCTGGTCATCCATGCTCTGCGCGTGGAGGCTCACTTCGGCAGCGGTGGTGCCGCCCAGCGTGGACGCCACAGTGGCACCGGATGACAGCTTCTGAGCCAGGAGCGCGTCCACCAGGGACTTGTTCCCGGTCTGCGCGATCTGGACTAGCGTGTTGTTCAAGGTGGTCTTGCGGGCATCGTCCCGGAGTAGCGAGGTGGACGACAGAAGGTTGAACCGACTGGCGATGGCCTGGGCGGCTTGGTCAGTGGTGCCGTTGAACTGGTTCCCAGTGACATCCCCGACCACGTTCATGAGGTTGTCGCTTGACTGCTGGATGCCCTCGGTGATGGCCTTGGCGTTCATCGTCCGTGCGTTCGTGTCGAACACGTTCATGCGGAAGGCGTTATAGCCCTTGTCGAAGCCCGCCACGGCAAACTGGTTCTGCCCCTCAAGTGCCTCATTGCGGCTCTTCGTGAGGTATTCGTCCACCTGCTGCGGGTCGGTGAACTGGAGTTCGCCAGTCTGGATTTTCGACATGGTGTCCCGCTCCATGCCTTGCATCAGGTTCTCACCGTAGATGTGCTGGAGCGTGCCCTGGAAGGCTGGGGACTGGGAGGCCAGGATAGAGCCGTCTTTGATCTTCTGGCCCAGCTCGCCCACGGTCATGGAGTCGGCTGTGTCCTGGGCTTTCTGCCGCTCCTGCTGGTCCTCAGCGGAGCCGAACTGCTGTAGCGCCTGGGGGATCGCTGAGGAGCCCAGTGCCTGGGCCAATTGGTTCGCCTTCAATCCAGCCGTGTCATCCAGGTGCGCCCGGACTGGCTGGAAGGCGATTGGGTTTACTTGTTCCATGCCCTGGACGCCAGGGTCATAGTTCACTTG
This window of the Pseudomonas mosselii genome carries:
- a CDS encoding transglycosylase SLT domain-containing protein, producing the protein MTQISLEDARKITDSTEQQYGLPQGTLFKMSGEESSFNLDAESGKGAEGPFQLMPATQKAYGVTDPHDYTQAADAAGRYMRDSLAKYNGNMDMALADYNGGPRAAKALAAGSPWPETRDYLSKFNGTTPAAGQTPSGKPDPLSSAFTSGDSVNPDQSASASDLVQMQAQQRAENGGLINNVENIPQALALGFASDNSVVNWWRDRGTQSTDWNFSWDNDKAGKYLEGIPEKNWDYILQATSDSDADFRRSRMQQSMQDEQKLSEMGVAGFGGRLVGGLVDLPTLIGFVPGMGGEGLLTAGSRIANAVRMGVVGAGTNVGYDALMNRYNPLRTDDDLYISAAMGLGLGAIGGSLAHVEGPLAEENARLAQWGRQESGKAQIKELTDSGLMRPGEGALSQPEFLRRFGQDVDTKNTPGNAIIWRTEDGGSARIHSPGEEPKTVDLPPEEPRAPEEPPAAGEPRDEPQEPSVVTPGRKQPWSEEWDTPRYEASGGRDDNLILPSGVSRVSQLADYVRAYSKNPETVKVLNRVLKAVDLRKMNFKVIEKGQKFGNAAMDAVIKTAKGAVLTPHQSTGDGIQMFLRGHSYMSPTGRLSDLSGLNEETFVHELVHAATVYKMHATSDRLMSTDPQISKATTDLSTLHGSMLKAAQSEFGEHWKSALEGRLGINLDNPKEMIAYGLTNARFQQWLKGKALPGKPDASLWDRFVGGLRKLLGIGKNEHNALSRLVELANPLTRPGGVSRTVRSPALEGSVDAQAAKAAHIPEVFGWGLGLENKLGKADSPTAVRALAAKLFGTSIGYKNHSVVGPNAWDDTTKWAEGWATQMKKASLPQFQKWFQANGFKWHQKAEAFDHFGSLVSDFIRGRDADFPDEVVRAGETVRKTLDHVADYINNPLKDEGRIKLGLTETEIRDSDTGATSVVGTLEKNPNYLPRKHDVNKWNSMVNTWGHEAVTGWWARAYQGAREGISDEAANRWAKWYVRTVEEAHANRTQDAMGSMMMGTDREALKHSLMLNGGYSEEEAVRVMDDMLPTKGTDAGRTAASLKNRNSVNELHTENWTGADGTKSAVSLNDFIHTNAFEVVEPYLRRMAGSVALAKHLDVYKGQDIEKAIMAATENKFGEGMRPGANVAGMRKDLKFAFDRIQGLPMEEFSTLNKSLEMWRNFNVIRLMGGAVWNQVSELSQITGSMGWKATLQAVPALRALRRDIATGKAPDDLLDHLENTIGGAGADYVARLNFSAKDDWVRHNGDTAFNRKLDAVDNGLRKVAKGVLDYTGMTPLMIQQKRIHAIALVNHWVNHANGAASKLLTDDRLAWMGMSREQASGVLADLKKYSTPRNGAFGPSHKLDFGAWVKDSPENYSRFMTAMHRESRRVIQENDLSSMIPLMGTTLGKAMFQFMAFTMHGWNKSMLFAANHRDWATLSTVLHGGFLASLTYMGRTMLDSMGMDEENRQKFLDQRMAPGQIVANSFGKISQASLLPNLYDTVSPYPLFSGMRTTSDLSSFVSNPTYQAINGLISMKKLVKNGLSDDSQTSASDIKNWARLLPLNNVALVSTMLNMIANDYPTGSKQH